A segment of the Deltaproteobacteria bacterium genome:
GCACATATGACTATTTCACAGAGGCAATAGTAGGCAAGGAACATTCAAGCCGCGGTGATTTCACATCAAGCGAGGATGACAATGTGCTTGTGCAGGGTATAGCCACAGATACCCTTGCATTGGGCTTCTTCGGCGTGGCATATTATGAGCATAACAAAGACAAGATGAAACTTGTTGCAATTGATGATGAAAATGATAAAAACGGCAAGGGTGCAGTGCTGCCGACATATGAAAATGTAGTAAACGGCACATATCAGCCTCTTGCAAGGCCCATATTCATCTATGTAAGCAAAAAGTCTGCTGATAAGCCAGAGGTAAAAAGATTCATTGACTTTTATATGAAAAACAGCGGTAGCCTTTCAAAAGAGGTCGGCTATATAGCGCTTCCTTCAAAGGCTTATGAACTTGCATTAAAGAGGTTTGAAAAGCGCATCACAGGTTCTGTTTTTGGCGGACACGGCTCACAGGTGGGTGTTAAGATAGAAGAACTCTTGCAGAAGGAGCAGTAATATTCCCCTCACCCTCTCCCCTTTGGGGAGAGGAAATAAATGGTAGAATGAAAAGATATATATCAGAGTTTATTGGAACATATTTTCTGGTTTTTATTGGCACAGGCAGCATTGTTGTAAATCAGATATATACTGGCGCTGTAACACATACTGGCATATCTCTTGCCTTTGGTCTTTCAGTTTTCCTTATGGTCTATATTTTTGGAAATATATCAGGCGGCCATATAAATCCTGCTGTTACAATCGGGCTTGCAGCATGCAAAAGATTTCCATCTAATCAGGTTTTGCCTTACATCACTGCCCAGTTATCAGGCGCAGTTGCTGCATCATTTTCTTTGTATCTGCTTTTTGGAAACTCAACAACACTCGGTATTACACTGCCAATTGGTTCTTCGTCCCAGTCATTTACGCTTGAATTTATAATGACCTTTTTACTTATGTTTGTAATAATGTGTGTTGCTGCAGGCAAAAAAATAAACTGGTTTGGTTCAGGTTTAGCAATTGGCGCGGCAGTAGGTATTGACGCCTTTTTGGGAGGCAGAATAAGCGGCGCATCTATGAATCCTGCGCGTTCTTTTGGACCCGCAATTGTTGCAATGAATTTTGAAAGCCACTGGATATACTGGCTTGCGCCTGTCTCTGGTTCGGTATTTGGCGCCTTACTGCATAGGTGTATGTTTTTAAACCATAGATTTTCATAATGCGTAACATACGGGGTCAAATCTTTTCGGTCTGTTGCCCAAATCCTCTTAATCCTATAAATTCATGATTAGTTAATGTATAATAGCCGTTATAAAGAAGGCTACAAACATGATGGGACATCAAGACCCTTTGCAGAGCAAGCTTTTCTATACCGACCTAAATATAGATAAGCGTATTCGCACCGATCATCCATTGCGCCTGCCTGTGCGTCTGCACGCAGACAGGCAAGATAGACAAATTCATAGACTTCAATTTCGTTTCCAAAGAGGTGAAAGACAAATACGGCCTCAATGGAAATGTCT
Coding sequences within it:
- a CDS encoding PstS family phosphate ABC transporter substrate-binding protein — protein: MKKLITNLIVWILILTSGKAYAAELIRADGSSTVFPITEAVAEEFQKTEKGKTRVTVGISGTGGGFKKFCTGETDLSDASRPIKPSEVELCKKNKIEYIELPVAYDGLSVMVNPKNNWVDYMTVKELKKIWEPEAQAKIKKWNQIRANWPDKEIHLFGAGVDSGTYDYFTEAIVGKEHSSRGDFTSSEDDNVLVQGIATDTLALGFFGVAYYEHNKDKMKLVAIDDENDKNGKGAVLPTYENVVNGTYQPLARPIFIYVSKKSADKPEVKRFIDFYMKNSGSLSKEVGYIALPSKAYELALKRFEKRITGSVFGGHGSQVGVKIEELLQKEQ
- a CDS encoding MIP family channel protein, whose product is MKRYISEFIGTYFLVFIGTGSIVVNQIYTGAVTHTGISLAFGLSVFLMVYIFGNISGGHINPAVTIGLAACKRFPSNQVLPYITAQLSGAVAASFSLYLLFGNSTTLGITLPIGSSSQSFTLEFIMTFLLMFVIMCVAAGKKINWFGSGLAIGAAVGIDAFLGGRISGASMNPARSFGPAIVAMNFESHWIYWLAPVSGSVFGALLHRCMFLNHRFS